GGAAATTCGGGGGTTTTCAGGCGCGCGGGTGATGCCGCCGGTGCACGCTGCGCAGGCGCTCGGGGGCCACGTGGGTATAGATCTGGGTCGTCCCGATGTCGACGTGGCCGAGCAGCGCCTGCACGACGCGGAGGTCGGCGCCGCCCCCCAGGAGATGCGTGGCGAACGTGTGGCGCAGGGTGTGCGGCGACACCCGCGCGACGACACCCGCCGACCGGGCTCGGCGGCGCACCAGCTTCCAGATCGACTGGCGGCTGAGGGGCTTGCCCCCCGGCCGCACGAACACGTGCGCGCTCGGGCGCCGGCCCGTGAGACGCGGGCGCTCCTCGGCCAGGTAGACCGCGAGCGCCTCCCGGGCCCGCCGCCCGAGGGGGACGACCCGCTCCTTGCCACCCTTTCCCACGACGCTGACGAACCCCTCCTCCAGCCGGAGCTGCGCTCCCGTCAGCTGTGCGATCTCGCTCACGCGCAGGCCCGTCGCGTACATGAGCTCCAGCATCGCCCGATCCCGAAGCGGGCGGCGGCCCCCGACGGGCGTCTCCTCGACCAGCCGGGTGACGTCGGCCGCTCCGAGCGCTCCCGGGAGTCGAGACGGCGGCCGGCGTACGCTGAGGTCGCGGATCGCCCCCGCGTCGCCCTCGCCCTCGCGCGCGAGATAGCGCACGAGCCCGCGGATGGCCGCGAGTGCGCGGGCCTGGCTGCGCGGGCTGAGCCCTCGTGCCGAGAGGCTCGCCAAGTGCGCCCGGACGAGCGCCGCATCGACACCGCCCGGCCGCCGTCCGGAGCGGGCGGCCGCGGTCCGGGCGAATGCCGTCAGGTCCCGGCCGTACGCTTCGATCGAGCGCCGTGCGAGCCCGCGCTCGGTCGCGAGGTGATCGAGGTAGGCATCGATCGCGCCGTCGAGATCGCTCCCCCGCCGCGCCACCGCTCAGCCTCCGGCGGCCGCCGGCCGCGCCGCCTCGGCAGCGCCGTCGAGGGCTTCGAGCAGCTCCATCCGAATCCGCTCGAGGCGCACGGGGTCCTCGATCTTCCGCCCCTCCGCATCGGTCACGTAGAACGCATCGAGGGCCTGCGTGACCATCGTCGTCACCTTGGCCAGGTGGATCTGCACCCACAGGTGGTAGAGGCGGTTCGTGATGGTGAAGAGCAGCCCCACGCGGTCGGCCGTCGTGACGTCGAGGACCGTGAAGGCGTCGGACACCGAGTTGTCGATCTCGACGGTGCTCGCGA
This sequence is a window from Candidatus Eisenbacteria bacterium. Protein-coding genes within it:
- a CDS encoding site-specific tyrosine recombinase XerD — protein: MARRGSDLDGAIDAYLDHLATERGLARRSIEAYGRDLTAFARTAAARSGRRPGGVDAALVRAHLASLSARGLSPRSQARALAAIRGLVRYLAREGEGDAGAIRDLSVRRPPSRLPGALGAADVTRLVEETPVGGRRPLRDRAMLELMYATGLRVSEIAQLTGAQLRLEEGFVSVVGKGGKERVVPLGRRAREALAVYLAEERPRLTGRRPSAHVFVRPGGKPLSRQSIWKLVRRRARSAGVVARVSPHTLRHTFATHLLGGGADLRVVQALLGHVDIGTTQIYTHVAPERLRSVHRRHHPRA